In Streptomyces nojiriensis, the sequence CGGGATCATCATCAGCACGCTGTGCGGGAGGGAGCGGCCGCCGAGGTGGAGGAGCTCCAGGACCTCGTCGAAGGAGGCCGAGTCGGAGGCGTCCGGGGTGCAGATCGGGAAGATCCGGTCGAGCACGCCGTCACCGAAGGCCTCGGAGGCCAGCTGGGACTCGCGGGCCTTCATCCAGTTCCGGTTGCCCTTGACCGTGTTGATCTCGCCGTTGTGCGCGACGAAGCGGTACGGGTGGGCGAGCGGCCACGACGGGAAGGTGTTCGTGGAGAAGCGCGAGTGGACCAGGGCGACGGCCGAGGCGAAGCGGCGGTCGGAGAGGTCCGGGAAGAAGGGCTCCAGCTGGCCGGTGGTCAGCATGCCCTTGTAGACGATGGTGCGGGCGGAGAGCGACGGGAAGTAGACACCGGCCTCGCGCTCGGCGCGCTTGCGCAGCACGAAGGCCTTGCGGTCCAGCTCGATGCCCGTCGTCCCGTTGCTGACGAACAGCTGCGAGAAGGCCGGCATGGTGGCGCGGGCGCCGTTGCCGAGGAGGTCCGGGGTGACCGGGACCTCGCGCCAGCCGAGGACCGTGAGGTTCTCCTCGGCGGCGATGGCCTCGATCTGCTCCACGGCGACGGCCTGTGCGGTGCCGTCGGCGGGGAGGAAGGCGATGCCGACGGCGTAGCCGCCGGCCTCGGGGAGCTCGAAGCCGGCCACCTCGCGCAGGAACGCGTCGGGGACCTGGCTGAGGATTCCGGCGCCGTCGCCCGAGTCCGGCTCGGAGCCGGTCGCGCCGCGGTGCTCGAGGTTCCGCAATACGGTCAGGGCCTGCTCAACGAGTGTGTGGGTGGCCTCGCCGGTGAGGTTCGCCACGAATCCGACGCCACAGGCGTCCTTCTCGTTGCGCGGGTCGTACATGCCCTGCTGGGCGGGGCGACCGTCCATGGGCGACCAGGCGGTGGTGCTGGAGCCGGTCGCGGAGTGCGTGGATGCGGAACGCATCGGCTCTCCCGTCGTCGTCGTGGCATATGTGCATAGCCGAGGGACGACGTTGGCCCTCTGCGAAATTTCGTGCAGATTACATGATGACGACAATCCCGAGAAGCGGATACGCCATTCCAGCATGCGGACACTGCACGGGGCAGAAAGAGCGGACTTCCGCGGCACGCCAAGGGTTTTTCGCGGGGCGGAGGTCCGGATCCAGGACGGGCATCGTTGCCCGGAGTCCTGGTCTGATTCCCGGCGGACACGGAATCGAAACCGCCGGGTAACGGACTACTTATGTTGCGTACCGCATAGTGTCTCACTCCAGCCGCGGTCAGCCTATGGCTCCACCGATCCAGGTTCCCAGGATGTACGTCACACCGGCGGCCGCGCCACCCAGGACCAGCTGGCGTGCGCCGCTGTACCACCAGGACCGGGCGGTGACCCGGGAGACGACCGCACCGCAGACGAAGAGCCCGGCCAGCGCGAGCAGCACCGCGGGCCACAGGGCCGTGGCGCCGAGCAGGTACGGCAGTACGGGGAGCAGCGCGCCCAGCGCGAAGGAACCGAACGACGAGACCGCGGCGACCAGCGGCGAGGGCAGGTCGTCGGGGTCGATCCCGAGCTCCTCGCGGGCGTGGATCTCCAGCGCCTGCTCGGGATCGCGCGACAGCTGCATGGCGACCTCGCGGGCGAGCGCCGGCTCGACGCCGCGGGAGACGTAGAGCTCGGCGAGCTCCTCCATCTCGTCGACCGGGTGCTTGCGCAACTGCTGGCGCTCCACGTCCAGTTCGGCGAGGACCAGTTCGCGCTGCGAGGCGACGGAGGTGTATTCGCCGGCCGCCATCGAGAAGGCGCCGGCCGCGAGGCCCGCCAGTCCGGTGATGACGACGGTCTGCGGGGCGACGGCGCCGCCGGCCACACCGGTCATCAGGGCGAGGTTCGAGACGAGCCCGTCCATGGCACCGAAGACGGCCGGCCGCAGCCATCCGCCGTTGACGTCGCGGTGGGTGTGGTTGTCGCGGTGCGCGGTGTGCAGCGGTGCTTCGATGTCGATGATGGACATGCGTGGAATCTCCCCAAATGTGCGAACAGACGCCATGACGCGCCCCGCTCCCCCTGAACACCTCGAAACTACGCACGATTTCTGCTGCCCGCCAGCAAGGAAGGCCGTACTTACCTGGGCTTTTGCGGGTCGGCGACCGGGTGACGGGGGTGTTCGCGGGGTGTTTCGCGACGAGCGACAAACCACATGCCATGGCACAAATCCCCCAAGGGCTCATGATGAGCCCCATCCGATGTGGGAGAGGCGCGCCATGGAGCCGATGAAGCTGATTGCATGCAATCCGCAGGTCCTCCTCGAACGGGCCAGGGGCGCTCTTCTCGGACTCGCCGTGGGCGACGCGCTGGGCGCCCCCGCGGAGAACATGAAGCCGTCGCAGATCCGGGCGAAATGGGGCCGCATCGAGGGGTTCGTGTCGGATGACCCGGCGGGCACGGACGACACCGAGTACGCGATCTTCTCGGGGCTGCTGCTGGCCCGCCACGGCTCGGCGCTCACCGTCTCCCACGTGGAGCGGGCCTGGCACCACTGGATCGCCGACCTCGACGAAGGCCCCTTCCGGGGCGCCGGGTTCTCCGAGCGCGGCACCCTGGAGAACCTCCGCCGGGGCCTGGCCGCGCCGATCTCCGCCCAGCACCGGCACGCGTGGTCGGACGGCCTGGCCATGCGGGCCGCGCCGTTCGGCGTCTTCGCCGCGGGCCGGCCCGCGGAAGCGGCCCGGCTCGTCGCCATCGACGGCTCGGTCAGCCACGACGGCGAGGGCATCTACGGCGGCCAGGCGGTCGCGGCGGGCGTGGCCGCGGCCATGGCGGGCGGCTCCCCCGCCTCGGCGATCTCGGCGGCCCTGTCCGTCATCCCGTCCGACTCCTGGACGGCCCGCTCCCTGCGCCGGGCGGTCACCGCCGCCCCGCGGGGCGAGCGGGCGGTGCGCTCGGCGGTGGTCATCGGCGGCTACCCCTGGACCGACCTGGCACCGGAGGCGGTGGGCCTGGCCTTCGGGGCCTTCGCCGCGTGCCGGGGCGACTTCCCGTCCTCCGTCCTGACCGCCGTGAACATGGGCCGCGACGCCGACACCACCGCGGCGGTGGCGGGCGCACTGGCCGGCGCGCTGTCGGGCGCCGCCGCGATCCCGGCCGCCTGGGCCTCGGCCATCGGCCCGGTCCGCGGCAGCTGCCTCCCCTCGATGCGGGGCTACCACGTCCTGGACATCGCGGACCTCCTCACCCCGGAATGCGAGGCCGCCCGATGACCCCTCCCCCGGACGACCTGGCCACCACGCCCCCGGCGGAGCGGACCTCCGGCACCCTGCCCCCGGCCCCGGCCGAGCGGGGGCCCGGGGACCTGCCACCCGGCACAGGCCCGGCTCCCGCCACACGCGTACCCGGGGGCCCGCCCCCGGACGCCCACGCCCTGCCCGAGGCGCCGCCGCGCACACTGCCGCCCGCCCCGGCGGAGCCGAGGTCCGGGGGCCCCTCCCGGAGTCCGGCCCCGACGGACCTGGGATCCGGGGGCCTGCCCCCGGGCCCGGTCCCGGCGGAGCAGGAGCTCGGGCACCTGCGCCCCGGTACCGGTACGGCCCCGGCCGAGCGGGGGCCCGGGGGCGCGCCCACGGGCGGCCAGGACCGAGCCGAGGCGCCGAGGCGCACACCGCCCGCACTGCCACCACCCCCGGCGGAGCCGAGGTCCGGGGGCCCCTCCCGGGGTCCGGCCCCCGGTACGGCTCCGGCTCCGGCCGGTCAGGCTCCGGCCGGGACGCCGGCGCGTGTGCTGCCCCCGGGTCCGGAAGGGGGCCGGGTGGGGAGCGTCCTCGCGCCCGCTCCCGGGGCAGGGTCCCGGATCGTGGTCCGGGCCGGGGCCGGGGCCGTGGTCCGGACCCCGGAGCGTTCCGCCGAGCTCCCCGCAGGGGGGAGGCGGCCGATCGAGGGCCTCCTCCTCGGGCTCGCCGCAGGCGACGCGGCCGGGTGGCCCGCCGCCCGCCACCGCGCCAGCCGGATGCCCGAGTGGACCCGCCGCCTCACCCGCGAGCTCGACACCTTCGCCGAGCAGAACGCCACCACCACCCTCCCCGTCCCCATCGCCCTCAACCAGCCCCCCGAACCCCTCCGCCTCGGCCCCTCCGACGACGCCGAATGGGCCGCCTTCGTCGCCGAGTCCGTGCTCACCGCCGCCGGTGTGCTGCTCAGCGACCTCTCCCGGTCCCGCCGCATGCGCGCCGCCATCGACCTCGCGTGGAACGCCCTGGCCTCCGAGGTCGCCGCGGCGGCGGAACGCGCGCCCGAGGTCGAGTCCGCCGTACTCCCCCTCCGCGCCCGGATCTCCGTCCGCGCCGGCCTCGGCAATCTCGCCACCGGCCTGCGCCCGCCCGCCACCGGCCACGACAACCCGCACTACTTCGACGACGCCGCCTGCGTCCGCGCCTGCGTCCTGGCCGTCGTCCACCCCGGCGACGCCCGGGCCGCAGCCGACCTCGCCGAGTTCGACGCCCGCTACACGCAGGACGGCGACGGCGTGCACGGCGCCCGCGCCATGGCCGCCGCCATCGCCACCGCCCTCACCGCCTCCGCCTCCTACGGCGAAGACGCCGTCGACGCCGCCGTGGACGCCGCCCTCGCCCAGCTCCCCGAGGCCACCGAGATCGGCCGCAACGCCCGGCACGCCGTCCACCTCGCCCGTACCCACAAGGGCGGCGGCGCCTTCGCCATCGTCCCCACCCTCGAACACGAGATCGTCGACCACGTCTACAGCTACGGGATCGCGGCCGCCGAGACCGTCCCCGTGGCCCTCGCCCTCGCCACCGCAGCCCGCGGCCGGATGACCGAGGCCGTCCCGGCCGCCGCCTGCCTGTCCCGGGTCGCGGACTCCGCCCCCGCCCTGGCCGGCGCGCTGACCGGCGTCCTCGGCGGCGGCGACTCGATCCCCGCCGCCTGGCGCGAGGCCTGCCGCACCCTCTCCGGCTGCGCCCTCCCCCGCCTCGCCGGCACCGACCTCGTGGAACTCGCCGCGCTCCTCGCGGCCACGGAACTCACCTCACCCAAGGGATGATTCGGACATGACGCTCACGTTGGAGGACCGGGCCCGCGGCGCTCTCGTCGGAGCCGCCGTCGGCGACGCGCTCGGCGGCCCGGTGGAGGGCTGGACCCCGGACCAGATCGTGGAACGGCACGGCGGCCGCGTGCACGGCATCGTCGGCCCCTGGTACGAGGACTGGCGCACGGCCCGCCCCATCGCGCCGTACCACAAGGGCGACGGGCACGTCACGGACGACACCCTGATGACACACGCGCTGGTACGGGTCTACGAGGCCGTACGGGACCACCTCGACGCCTACGCGATCGCCGAGCACCTGGTCCCCGACCTGATGTCCACGCCCCGCTGGATCCCCGAACTGGAGGCCGAGGCACTGCCGTTGCAGCGGATCTTCCTCGCCGAGAAGTGGATCGTGACCCGGCTGCACTACGCGCACGCCGACCCCCGCGAGGCCGGCAACGGCAACATCGTCAACTGCGGCGCGGCGATGTACATGGCCCCGGTCGGCATCGCCAACGCGGGCAATCCGGCGGGCGCGTACGCGGAGGCGCTGGACATCGCCGGTGCACACCAGTCCTCGTACGGGCGGGAGGCGGCGGGCGTGTTCGCGGCGGCGGTGGCGGCCGCGTGCGTGCCGGGGGCGACGGCCGCCTCGGTGGTGGACACGGCCCTGTCCCTGGCCAAGGACGGCACCCGCGAGGCGATCGCGGCCGTCCGCGAAGCGGCCGCCGGCCACCGGGACTTCGAGTCGGCGCTGACCCCGCTGCGGGCGGCGGTGACCCCGTACGACTCGGTCGGGCCGGACTACCGCAACCCGTCGCTCGGCGCCCGCCGCCCCTCCCGCCTCCACGCCATCGAGGAACTCCCGGTCGCGCTGGGCATGCTGCTCGTCGCGGACGGACGGTACGAGACCGCGGTGCTCGGCGCGGTCAACTACGGCCGGGACTGCGACTCCATCGCCACCATGGCGGGGGCGATCGCCGGAGCTCTGGGCGGCGAGGCCGTGGTCCCGGCCGCCTGGGCCAAGCAGGTCGCCGAGGCCAGCCGCCTGGACCTGCACGCCCCGGCCGACGCGCTGGCCGCGGTGGCCCGGGAGATCTTCGCTCTCGACCGCTCCCGCCGCCGGTCCCACGAGTCGGTCTTCACCGCACTCGCGGGCCCCCGATGACGGGCACCGCCGGCCCGGCTCCGGCCGCTCCCGCCCGCCCGCCGGGTTCCCCGGACGCGCCGGACCCGGGGGCAGCCCGGGGGCGCGGACCGGCCTGCACACCCCTGCGGGTCACGTGGGCCCAGCCCGAGGACCTGGTCGGGCACGAGCTGCGCCAGGCCGCGGAGGACGGCCGGAACCCGGCCGCAGCCCTGCGCGCCTGGCTCGCGGCCGGCGGCCACCCCGCCCCGGACCGCGCCGGCGCCTCCCCCGCCCCGGCCCCACCGGAACTCCGCGCCCTGGCCACCCGGCTCCTCGACGACCTGGCGCAGCTCCCACCCCGCTCGCCGGCCGACGAGCCCCGGTCCTGGCCGGACATCCAGGCCACCTGGCTCCCGGCCGCCCACGCCCCGCCGGAACCGCCGCCCACCGGAGCCCCGACCCCGTCGGCGCAGCCGCACCCCGCCCCCGACGACCGGCCCACCGGCCTGCCGGACCTTGTGGCGAGCCCGGATGGACAGCGCACCGTCCTGGCCCCCGGACCGCCTCCCGGCGCTCCCGACCCCGCGCCGTCGCCCGCAACGGGGCGGCCATGGCTCGCGGGCCGCGCCCACGTCCGGCCCCACCCGGAGCAGGCGCCCGCGAGCACGGGGCCGGTCCCCGGCCGCATCCCACCCCACGCAGCAGGGGCGCCACCGTCGACAGACGGCGTCCAAGCCCGGTCCCCCGTGCCCGCGGCCGCTCCGCCCCACACGGCGCAGCCGCCGGGCGCGGAGCCGGAAACCCTGCTGCGGACCGGGCCGGAGGCCACCGGGCTGCGGGCCCGGCTGGAAGCCGCCTGGCTCGGGCGGGCCGTCGGGTGTCTGCTCGGGAAGCCCGTCGAGAAGCTGCCCCTGGAGGGGATCCGGGCGCTCGCCCGCGCCGCCGGCAACTGGCCGCTGGACGACTGGTTCAGCGAACGCGGCGTCCCGCCGGAGGTGCTGGCCGCGTATCCGTGGAACCGCCGCTCCGCCCCCACCTGCCTCGCCGAGAACATCGACGGCATGCCCGAGGACGACGACCTGAACTACCCCCTCCTCGGGCTGCTCCTGCTCCAGCGCCACGGCAAGGACTTCACCACCGCCGACGTGGCCCGCCTCTGGCTCGACGAGCTGCCGGCCGGGCGGACCTTCACCGCCGAGCGCATCGCCTACCGCAATCTCCTCCTCGGTCTGGAGCCGCCCGTCACCGCCACCCACCACAACCCCTTCCGCGAGTGGATCGGCGCCCTCATCCGCGCCGACGTCCACGGCTGGACCAATCCCGGCGATCCGTCCGCCGCCGCGGCCCAGGCCTACCGGGACGCCGCCCTGACCCACACCGGCAACGGCGTCTACGCCGCCCTCTTCGTCGCGGCCGCCACCGCCATCGCCGCCACCGGACGGTCGGACGTCCACACCGCGCTCGGGACCGGGCTGGCCTTCGTACCGCCCCGCTCGCGCCTCGCCGAGGCCGTCCGCTTCGGGATCCGGGCGGCCGGGCAGGAGGCGGACTTCGACCTCGTCGTCGACCGGCTGCACGCCCGCTACGGGCACTACCACTGGGTCCACGCCGTCCCCAACACCGCGCTGATCGCCGCCGCCCTCACCCACGCCGACGGGGACTTCTCGCGCTCCGTCTGCCGCGCCGTGTCCGGCGGCTGGGACACCGACTCCAACGGGGCCACCGCCGGCGCCCTCGCCGGGCTGCTCACCGGGTCCCCGGACGCGCTCCCGCACCGCTGGACCGCACCGCTCAAGAACCGCCTCGCCACCACCGTCCCCGGCTTCGACGGCATCGGCTTCGACACCCTCGCCCACCTCACCGCACAGGAGGCAGCACGCTCATGACGGCCATCGCCGTGCTCGGCAGTACGAACATGGACCTCGTCGCCTACGTCCCCAAGGCCCCCCGCCTCGGGGAGACCGTCACCGGCCGGGCCTTCCGCACGGTCCCCGGCGGCAAGGGCGCCAACCAGGCCGTCGCCGCCGCCCGCTCCGGCGGGGAGGTGGTGATGATCGGCGCGGTCGGGGCCGACGAGTTCGGCGTACGGCTGCGCTCCGCGCTCACCGCGGCCCGGGTCGACACGGCGGCCCTGCGCACCGTCGAGGGTGCCAGCGGCACCGCCCACATCACGGTGGACGACGAGGGCGGCAACAGCATCATCGTCATCCCCGGCGCGAACGCCGCCGTCACCGGGCTGGAGACCGGCGACGAGGCCCGGATCGCCGCCGCCGGTTCCCTCCTCCTCCAGCTCGAACTGCCCCTCTCCGCCGTCCTCGCCGGGGCCCGCGCCGCCCGCGCGCACGGCGTCCGTACGGTGCTCACCCCGGCCCCCGCCCAGCCGCTGCCCGCCGATCTGCTCGCCGCCACCGACCTCCTCGTCCCGAACGAGCACGAGGCGGCCGCCCTCACCGGCCTCACCGACCCCCTCCAGGCCGCCGAGGCCCTGCTGGCCGAGGTGCCCGAGGTGGTGATCACCCTCGGCGCGGCCGGGGCGCTGTACGCCGCCCGCGGCAGCGAGCCGCTGACGGTGCCGGCGCCCCGGGTGCGGGCCATGGACACGACCGCGGCGGGGGACACCTTCGTCGGCGCCCTCGCCGTGGCCCTGGGCGAGGGCCGGCCGATGCCCGAGGCCCTGCGCTGGGCCTCGGCGGCGGCCGCGCTCTCCGTCCAGCGCCCGGGAGCCCAGGACTCGATGCCGACCCGCGCCGAGACCGACGCCTTCGCCGCGGCGCAGCGCGGAGCCGCCTCGTGACCCCCGACGGGCGTCGGCCCCCGAGCTGCTCCGGCGGGGCCGGGAGTGTGTCGGGGCGATCCCCGCAGGGCGCCGAACGCACCACCGCCGCGCTTCCCGACCCCGGGCACCGTTCGGCGCCCGAGGAGACGCCCCGGCGCGCGCCCGGCCCCACCGAAGCCACCGCCCCCGCCGAAGCCCGGCCAGGGCAAGGGCCGCTGGCGGGGCTCCGCGTGCTCGACCTGGCCACCCTCTTCGCCGGGCCGCTGACCGCCACCCTGCTCGGCGACTTCGGCGCCGAGGTCGTCAAGGTCGAGCACCCCGGCCGTCCCGACCCCTCGCGCGGCCACGGCCCCGCCAAGGACGGCATCGGCCTGTGGTGGAAGCTCCTCGGCCGGAACAAGCGGACGATGACCCTCGACCTGTCCACCCCGGGCGGCCGGGACACCCTGCTGCGCCTCGCCGCCACCGCCGACGTGGTCATCGAGAACTTCCGCCCCGGCACCCTGGAGAAGTGGGGGCTGGGCTGGCCCGAGCTGGCCGCCGCGAACCCGCGCCTGGTCCTGGCCCGCGTCACGGCCTTCGGCCAGCACGGCCCGTACGCCCACCGTCCGGGTTTCGGCACGCTCGCCGAGGCGATGAGCGGCTTCGCCGCGATCACCGGGGAGCCGGACGGGCCGCCGACCCTGCCGCCCTTCGGGCTCGCCGACTCGATCGCCGCGCTGACCTGCGCGTACGCCGTGATGACCGCCCTCGCCGGGCGGGACCGCACCGGGCACGGCCAGGTCGTGGACCTGGCGATCGTCGAGCCGATCCTCACCGTGCTCGGCCCGCACCCGCTCTGGTACGACCAGCTCGGCTACGTCCAGCCGCG encodes:
- a CDS encoding VIT1/CCC1 transporter family protein, yielding MSIIDIEAPLHTAHRDNHTHRDVNGGWLRPAVFGAMDGLVSNLALMTGVAGGAVAPQTVVITGLAGLAAGAFSMAAGEYTSVASQRELVLAELDVERQQLRKHPVDEMEELAELYVSRGVEPALAREVAMQLSRDPEQALEIHAREELGIDPDDLPSPLVAAVSSFGSFALGALLPVLPYLLGATALWPAVLLALAGLFVCGAVVSRVTARSWWYSGARQLVLGGAAAGVTYILGTWIGGAIG
- a CDS encoding ADP-ribosylglycohydrolase family protein; translation: MKLIACNPQVLLERARGALLGLAVGDALGAPAENMKPSQIRAKWGRIEGFVSDDPAGTDDTEYAIFSGLLLARHGSALTVSHVERAWHHWIADLDEGPFRGAGFSERGTLENLRRGLAAPISAQHRHAWSDGLAMRAAPFGVFAAGRPAEAARLVAIDGSVSHDGEGIYGGQAVAAGVAAAMAGGSPASAISAALSVIPSDSWTARSLRRAVTAAPRGERAVRSAVVIGGYPWTDLAPEAVGLAFGAFAACRGDFPSSVLTAVNMGRDADTTAAVAGALAGALSGAAAIPAAWASAIGPVRGSCLPSMRGYHVLDIADLLTPECEAAR
- a CDS encoding ADP-ribosylglycohydrolase family protein; amino-acid sequence: MPPGPVPAEQELGHLRPGTGTAPAERGPGGAPTGGQDRAEAPRRTPPALPPPPAEPRSGGPSRGPAPGTAPAPAGQAPAGTPARVLPPGPEGGRVGSVLAPAPGAGSRIVVRAGAGAVVRTPERSAELPAGGRRPIEGLLLGLAAGDAAGWPAARHRASRMPEWTRRLTRELDTFAEQNATTTLPVPIALNQPPEPLRLGPSDDAEWAAFVAESVLTAAGVLLSDLSRSRRMRAAIDLAWNALASEVAAAAERAPEVESAVLPLRARISVRAGLGNLATGLRPPATGHDNPHYFDDAACVRACVLAVVHPGDARAAADLAEFDARYTQDGDGVHGARAMAAAIATALTASASYGEDAVDAAVDAALAQLPEATEIGRNARHAVHLARTHKGGGAFAIVPTLEHEIVDHVYSYGIAAAETVPVALALATAARGRMTEAVPAAACLSRVADSAPALAGALTGVLGGGDSIPAAWREACRTLSGCALPRLAGTDLVELAALLAATELTSPKG
- a CDS encoding ADP-ribosylglycohydrolase family protein; the encoded protein is MTLTLEDRARGALVGAAVGDALGGPVEGWTPDQIVERHGGRVHGIVGPWYEDWRTARPIAPYHKGDGHVTDDTLMTHALVRVYEAVRDHLDAYAIAEHLVPDLMSTPRWIPELEAEALPLQRIFLAEKWIVTRLHYAHADPREAGNGNIVNCGAAMYMAPVGIANAGNPAGAYAEALDIAGAHQSSYGREAAGVFAAAVAAACVPGATAASVVDTALSLAKDGTREAIAAVREAAAGHRDFESALTPLRAAVTPYDSVGPDYRNPSLGARRPSRLHAIEELPVALGMLLVADGRYETAVLGAVNYGRDCDSIATMAGAIAGALGGEAVVPAAWAKQVAEASRLDLHAPADALAAVAREIFALDRSRRRSHESVFTALAGPR
- a CDS encoding ADP-ribosylglycohydrolase family protein, with the protein product MASPDGQRTVLAPGPPPGAPDPAPSPATGRPWLAGRAHVRPHPEQAPASTGPVPGRIPPHAAGAPPSTDGVQARSPVPAAAPPHTAQPPGAEPETLLRTGPEATGLRARLEAAWLGRAVGCLLGKPVEKLPLEGIRALARAAGNWPLDDWFSERGVPPEVLAAYPWNRRSAPTCLAENIDGMPEDDDLNYPLLGLLLLQRHGKDFTTADVARLWLDELPAGRTFTAERIAYRNLLLGLEPPVTATHHNPFREWIGALIRADVHGWTNPGDPSAAAAQAYRDAALTHTGNGVYAALFVAAATAIAATGRSDVHTALGTGLAFVPPRSRLAEAVRFGIRAAGQEADFDLVVDRLHARYGHYHWVHAVPNTALIAAALTHADGDFSRSVCRAVSGGWDTDSNGATAGALAGLLTGSPDALPHRWTAPLKNRLATTVPGFDGIGFDTLAHLTAQEAARS
- the rbsK gene encoding ribokinase, producing the protein MTAIAVLGSTNMDLVAYVPKAPRLGETVTGRAFRTVPGGKGANQAVAAARSGGEVVMIGAVGADEFGVRLRSALTAARVDTAALRTVEGASGTAHITVDDEGGNSIIVIPGANAAVTGLETGDEARIAAAGSLLLQLELPLSAVLAGARAARAHGVRTVLTPAPAQPLPADLLAATDLLVPNEHEAAALTGLTDPLQAAEALLAEVPEVVITLGAAGALYAARGSEPLTVPAPRVRAMDTTAAGDTFVGALAVALGEGRPMPEALRWASAAAALSVQRPGAQDSMPTRAETDAFAAAQRGAAS
- a CDS encoding CaiB/BaiF CoA transferase family protein, producing the protein MAGLRVLDLATLFAGPLTATLLGDFGAEVVKVEHPGRPDPSRGHGPAKDGIGLWWKLLGRNKRTMTLDLSTPGGRDTLLRLAATADVVIENFRPGTLEKWGLGWPELAAANPRLVLARVTAFGQHGPYAHRPGFGTLAEAMSGFAAITGEPDGPPTLPPFGLADSIAALTCAYAVMTALAGRDRTGHGQVVDLAIVEPILTVLGPHPLWYDQLGYVQPRTGNRSANNAPRNTYRTADGRWLAVSASAQSIAERVVRLVGRPELIAEPWFATGAGRARHVDVLDEAVGGWIARHKAEEVVAAFEDAEAAVAQVYDIRDVMADPQFAALDTVTEVEDPELGPLRMQNILFRLSETPGGIRWAGRPHGADTDEVLTELGLTEAEITALRTEGAL